The genomic DNA GCTTCATCAAGAACGGAGTGACTCCTGAATCGGTATGTGCTCCGGTCTCTGCTCCACACCCAAAGTCCACAACTTGGTCAGGATGTGACTCCTTCTCTTTCAGATTGAGGAAATGTACAAAAAGGCTCATGCCGGCATTCGCGAGAACCCAGTCCATGAAAAGAAACCTCCCAGAGAGGTCAAGAAGAAGAGGTGAGCACACGTACACACTGGGCCCACATTCAATTAACCCAGGATTCATTCAAACAAAGTCTTAAGTTACCATGTGCATGCTTCAGGAGCATGAAGTCAATTAAGTGAGGGAAATTAACATGAAGTCTAAGTTACCATGTGTATGCTTCAGGAGCATGAAGTCAATTAAGTGAGGTAAATGAACATGAAGTCTAAGTTACCATGTGCATGCTTCAGGAGCATGAAGTCAATTAAGTGAGGGTAAATGAACATGAAGTCTTAAGTTACCATGTGTATGCTTCAGGAGCATGAAGTCAATTAAGTGAGGTAAATGAACATGAAGTCTAAGTTACCATGTGCATGCTTCAGGAGCATGAAGTCAATTAAGTGAGGGTAAATGAACATGAAGTCTAAGTCACCATGTGCATGCTTCAGGAGCATGAAGTCAATTAAGTGAGGTAAATGAACATGAAGTCTAAGTTACCATGTGCATGCTTCAGGAGCATGAAGTCAATTAAGTGAGGTAAATGAACATGAAGTCTAAGTTACCATGTGCATGCTTCAGGAGCATGAAGTCAATTGAGTGAGGGAAATGAACATGAAGTCTTAAGTTACCATGTGTATGCTTCAGGAGCATGAAGTCAATTAAGTGAGGTAAATGAACATGAAGTCTAAGTTACCATGTGCATGCTTCAGGAGCATGAAGTCAATTGAGTGAGGGAAATGAACATGAAGTCTAAGTTACCATGTGCATGCTTCAGGAGCATGAAGTCAATTGAGGGTAAATGAACATGAAGTTACCAGCGTGACTAAGTCACCATGTGCATGCTTCAGGAGCATTAGGGgcggcatggtgtagtgggtagagcggccgtgccagaaacctgagtgtTGCCGGTTTGCTCCCCGCCTCtagacatccaaatcgctgccgttgtgtccttgggcaggacacttcacccttgcccccccgtgccgctcacactggtgaatgaatgataggtggtggtcagaggggccgtaggtgcagataggtggtggtcggaggggccgtaggtgcagataggtggtggtcggaggggccgtaggtgcagataggtggtggtcggaggggccgtaggtgcagataggtggtggtcggaggggccgtaggtgcagataggtggtggtcggaggggccgtaggtgcagataggtggtggtcggaggggccgtaggtgcaaactggcagcctcgcttctgtcagtctacctcagggcagctgtggctataaatgtagcttaccaccaccaggtgtgaatgaatgatgggttgtcacttctctgtgaagtgctttgagtatctaatagaaAAGCaggatataaaatctaatccattattattattattaagtgagTGTACATGAGCATGAAGTCTGAAGTTACCAGCATGAATAAGTcctgtcaacaggaagtgactcACCTGACGTCACAAACTGGAAATAAAACTGATCACCCTTTAcaactaaaaatacaaaataaacatacttaaacacacacaataataatatggcTCTTATCAATATTTCATGTTACCTCTGCCAAGTAAGTCTATTGTGTATATTCATTgtagttattaaaaaaacaacctggTTAATAACATTGTAGTACATTCAACAAAACCATTATGTGATGATTAAGTTTTGCTTGTGTATATTTCAGGCTCCCCCACCCCATTTAACACCTTTTATTGCTTTTTGCTTGTGATTATTTTGCTTGCagtattttttgttgtatttaccTTGGTAATTAAAAGTTTGCATTTTAATTCCAATGTTAAAATATGAGAAATGAGTTATTTGAAtggtatacttgcattattatacattttcattaCATCACTGGTTAATTTGCTCACAAAAAATGTCATCGGCAATAGTATTAATAGGTCAATATATCGTGCAGTGAAATGTATCGGcccaggcttacacacacacacacacacacacacacacacacacacacacacacacacacacacacacacacacacacacacacacacgtcctaaAAAAGAAAAGCACTTTTGATGTTCCTCCTGATGCTGATGTGTTTTTGTGACACAGGTGGAACCGTGCCAAGCTGTCTCTGGCCCAGAGGAAAGACCGCGTGGCCCAGAAGAAGGCCAGCTTCCTGCGGGCTCAGCAGAAGGAGGAAGCGGAGTGAGGACTCGCTCTGCTCCTTTGCAGAAATTTTGTTCTAATAAATTTATggaaaacactgaaacatgtcctGCTTTGATGGCCTGTGAGCAGCAGCTGTAAGTTCTGCTTCTACTCACCATATCATGTCTGAAAGGTACAACCCCAACCCAGGAAAGTGTGGGATCTGGTTAGGAGTCTTTGGTGTGGGAGATCTTCTTCCAAAGTAGCGTCTTGAGGTTGTTGAGGACCAGTGAGTGTTCGATCTCCGTGTGCTCGGCCAAGCCTCGGAGCGCCATGCAGGCGTACAGCTGCTTCTCCAGCTCCTGGCGGATGTCGGGCGGCGCCCCCCGCAGGACGTAGTCCTTGAGGGTGTGGCAGGCTTTGGCCAAGTTGGGCTTGGTGACCTCGGTGGTGCAGCGGTGCTTGGTGAGGTCACAGGAAGTGAGGCAGTCCACGCCGTAGAGGCAGTCGCCGTCGGCGTCGCACCGCTGCTGCCTGATGGCCTCCTGGAAGGCGGCTTCGGGGACCACGTACTGCGCGTCCACCACCTTCAGGTCGTGGCGCTTGGTGTAGCCCAAGCTGGCGGCGCTCAGGTCGCACATGAGGAAGCTGCCGAAAGTGCCGTGGAAAAGGTCTTCCACCAGCTCCAGCAGCCCCATGGAGATCTTGGCCCTGTGCGGCCAGGCCGGCGTGAACCACTGGTCCAGACTGCGCCGCACACCCGCCGGCATCCACACCTCCAGGACCCAGGGCAGGCCGTAGAGGGGAGCGTGAGGCACCTTCTCCATCATGTACAGGTCTCCACAGAAGCCCAGCACCTTGGGCATGTGGCCCCGGTCCTGCAGGGCCAGTGCCAGCAGGAACTCGTTGAGCTGCAGCAACGCCCAGGAGGACCGCGCCTCGGCCAGCGAGATGTGGCCGTCCCTGTTGGCGTCGGCCGCCGCCAAGGCCCGCCTGGCCAGCTCGCCCAGGTTGGCCTGCTCGCCGCCCACTTTGGCCTGTGAAGAAAGGTGTGCTCTTGTCAAACACGCTCGCTTGGTTGAAGAAGATCCTCACCTTTAGGTGGGTGAGGACCATCTCCCGGAACCTCTCCACCGACGTTCCTTTGGTGGGCTTGTCGAAGGCGGCGGCTTCCTTCCTGGGCTCCGTGTCGCTTCCCAAATCGTAACGAGGAGCCTCGTCCATCTGGCACTTGATGAGCCCCTCCAAGTCTCCCCAGGTGCCCGAGTACACCTGGAAACAGCAAGAACTGCCCactcctctggtactgttcctctatcAGCCTTGACTTGTGCTACAGTTTGTCCATTCAAAGGAATGCACCGTAATAACAACcagaaactggcagcttagtcaccaaaatgttactgtaaaagtgttttttaaaaaacatattaggttaaatggaaaaacagtaccactgttttttttgaacaattagtcaccagaattgtattgttaaaaaaatgtttgttttttaaattctaCAACAAATTAGGTAAATTGAAAAACTACCACTGTttatttaatggtaaaaaaaacagacTACTTAgtcgccaacattttactgtaaaatgttgttttgtaCATTGAAAAACTGTATCGCtgttcatgtttttttaaatttctggcAACTAATCTGCCAGGTTTTTAGCCCAAAAAATAATTtggcagtgttttttttacagtaacacaGCATAAAAACAACCTTGGATTGTATAGTAAATACTTTACGATAAAACatcctgtttttttatttacaatattatgataaatggAACATTACCACTGATGTGTTTTTACGGAaagttattttacagtaaaatgtagttttttttttacagcatattactgtaaattgaaactaccactgttttttacagtaaaatgttaacCAAGCTGCCAGTTTCTTACTGTAAAAGAAAagtgctgtttttccatttacagtagatTATACAGAAAAAAATCTGCtttggttttattttaaaaaaatcacaaaagtGCCAAAAATGGAATATGAAATGGTGAGAAAGTCTTCAGTTAGATATGAAAGTCAAATTGCCAAGTTCTAAAGTGGAGCTGATCAAATACGaagtattataataatacatctttACTATTTAAGTCTCCACCCCTTTTGAAAAACTAAGCCATGCGCTCGTTTCTAACTTTCATtgagggtctttgaacgcaccacagttaaaTGCAAAActcctgccacaaatagatttgattATATTTCTGTCTTTGACATAGTTCCCCTCATTCAATGATGAATATTACtttcattcatttaaaatgaACATTTATGAGCTTATTTTATTCAATAAAGTTTTAAATAGTGTTTTGCACAGGGATTTCTGGCTTTGACCACAAGCCAAAAAAGTTCATGTGTAATTCAGCCCCATccccactagatggagcaacaacaccaGTTTGGGACAATGATGGGTGGGCTACATTGTGGTTATCTACAGCTCTTAATTCAAATGAAAATACATGCATTGGGATAATTTGAATGAACTTTGACCTGAAGGTGTATGAATTGTGTGATGTATATCTTTGACGCACTTTGTTTGCGACGAAGGGTCAAGGGGTGAAGTAAAGAAGCACACCTGGTTGTCGGCCTGAGTGGAGAGACACCTGGCCAGGTACAAGGTGTCCTTCTCACACAGGCTGCTGCAGGCTGAGCCGTCCACCACACCTTTCCTGTACTTGCTGCACTGGAGACAGGAAGCATGCTGAGGTAAGGATGCTAATCTTCTTGCTAAATCTACGGTCTTTACCATGGACTTAGTGCACTGGTGTCCCCGGCACAGCTCCGTGTAGGAGGAGTACTCCACGTAGACCACCCAGCTGCCCACAAAGACCACCAGCCAGGAGAAGAACAGGTACTTCATGTGCATGTAGGACACTCGGGCCTGTGATGGATGCATGAACCAAAAGTCAGTTATTTCTACAGCTTGTCTCCATGAACTGCTTCAATGACTCACACCTTCTAGTGAATGTAGTCACTTCTGCACTTCTCACCACTAATGCTTTTAAATAGGCTGAAATAcccaaaagaggacacatatatgcgtgccaaggccgggactaggtgacaaTTTGCCAACgatactccaacttgctttataaataatatatttatttcaataaagcattttttctcctctgttgacagcagtgttagcgctaggaatgttcaaaatggggtcccttggacccccatcaagtcataaaaatgggttcTCGTATgcatgatcctgttatatctcacattctatattgtgttttggaaaaaggttgtcataaacgttacttcattaaaaataataataaaaaagaaaacacatatgtaaatgtattcagttataaacattcatttactttcttcttttcttcatggatctaaactttacggctgctgctagttttttatatgtttttattgaataagttgtaggtgtatttatttcagtataaaagtgttttgcttgggtgataatggtgtgccagggcatacatactgtacattttatatttaaacctctggagtctacatcaacttcacatctatcctcatttcaaaatgttttaggttttttatgttgttttttggtttgtttgttttccgcccttttttgtcaaacaaaactatgtttttaatggcaaacgcacaaaatatgcaaaatcttccagctaaaatatttttgttagtgtaatatttgatgtgaagtcatgggaaccttggata from Entelurus aequoreus isolate RoL-2023_Sb linkage group LG27, RoL_Eaeq_v1.1, whole genome shotgun sequence includes the following:
- the LOC133644533 gene encoding divergent protein kinase domain 1A-like, which gives rise to MHMKYLFFSWLVVFVGSWVVYVEYSSYTELCRGHQCTKSMCSKYRKGVVDGSACSSLCEKDTLYLARCLSTQADNQVYSGTWGDLEGLIKCQMDEAPRYDLGSDTEPRKEAAAFDKPTKGTSVERFREMVLTHLKAKVGGEQANLGELARRALAAADANRDGHISLAEARSSWALLQLNEFLLALALQDRGHMPKVLGFCGDLYMMEKVPHAPLYGLPWVLEVWMPAGVRRSLDQWFTPAWPHRAKISMGLLELVEDLFHGTFGSFLMCDLSAASLGYTKRHDLKVVDAQYVVPEAAFQEAIRQQRCDADGDCLYGVDCLTSCDLTKHRCTTEVTKPNLAKACHTLKDYVLRGAPPDIRQELEKQLYACMALRGLAEHTEIEHSLVLNNLKTLLWKKISHTKDS